In Scylla paramamosain isolate STU-SP2022 chromosome 31, ASM3559412v1, whole genome shotgun sequence, one DNA window encodes the following:
- the LOC135116273 gene encoding immunoglobulin superfamily DCC subclass member 3-like codes for MDSMDCINERVMGVTLTIEQTKISIIQTYAPQQGRSLREKEQFYETLQEMTETIRHHENVIVMGDMNGHVGQNRDGVEHVIGEFSIGERNQEGERIIDYCVMNNMSIMKTYYKYQESHKWTWYRWNAAQQGYTERSMIDLFLTNKKNIFKDVRTIPSVSLDSDHRLVVAKLKIVKPKEKVKKKQKRFKLENLKDEEKKQALRQLLICDNFWHVFHSAGTGVWQIKPRNNTVEEGRAVRLTCHMASLPVASYIWLKDNAALPVNKSRYYQPKPGVLQITNVQPQDQGMFRCKAINDMLNEEFLSNWGYLTVVPRKNEEGHLFQHSLLAVPSKVEVHKGEEAVLECITDDEEPDLHWTRIDETPIAKNRTIRKGQGSLVFPSVSEQDTGVYNCTAVSKKSRDPISTQMIEFTMMTPPKVQLSMSVSKRPVPLNTNVSNGETVRITCATWGTPAPSISWYKNGILHVETGRHKFTNKNSTKTFNSEDLFIGIIMSTDTGLYQCVTRNRAGVASDAFILNIPMVANLPLPPVNVSAVAIDHESVNVSWMPSPDNVSGYIINFITGKPRKKKI; via the exons ATGGACAGTATGGACTGCATAAATGAGAGAGTGATGGGTGTAACGTTAACTATAGAACAGACAAAAATTAGCATTATCCAAACATATGCTCCACAACAGGGCAGAAgtctgagggagaaagagcagtTTTATGAAACTCTACAGGAAATGACAGAAACaataagacatcacgagaatgtcattgtcatgggagacatgaatggacatgtcggacagaatagagatggagTAGAGCACGTCATCGGAGAGTTTAGCATTGGCGAAAGGaaccaggagggagaaagaataatagattATTGTGTGATGAATAACATGTCCATTATGAAAACTTATTATAAATATCAGGAGAGCCATAAATGGACATGGTATCGGTGGAATGCAGCACAACAAGGATATACTGAGAGGTCAATGATTGACCTGTTTCtcaccaacaagaaaaacatatttaaagATGTTAGGACCATACCATCTGTGTCCTTAGACTCTGACCACAGGTTGGTGGTGGCTAAATTGAAAATTgtaaaaccaaaggaaaaagtcaagaaaaagcaaaagagattcaaactggaaaacctcaaggacgaagagaagaagcaagcacTGCGGCAACtg CTGATTTGTGATAACTTCTGGCACGTTTTCCACTCCGCAGGCACAGGCGTGTGGCAGATAAAGCCGAGGAACAACACGGTGGAGGAAGGTCGTGCTGTCCGTCTAACTTGCCACATGGCCTCCTTACCCGTGGCCTCCTACATCTGGCTCAAAGACAATGCCGCACTGCCGGTAAACAAATCCAG GTACTACCAGCCCAAGCCCGGGGTGCTGCAGATCACTAACGTGCAGCCCCAGGACCAAGGCATGTTCAG GTGTAAAGCAATCAATGACATGCTCAATGAGGAGTTTCTGAGCAACTGGGGCTACCTCACTGTGGTCCCTCGCAAGAATGAAGAGGGGCACCTTTTCCAGCACTCGCTCCTCGCCGTGCCATCCAAGGTGGAGGTTCACAAAGGGGAGGAGGCGGTGCTGGAATGTATCACTGACGACGAGGAGCCTGACCTTCACTGGACGAGGATAG ATGAGACTCCCATCGCGAAAAACAGGACAATTAGAAAAGGTCAAGGGTCCCTAGTATTTCCCAGCGTCTCGGAACAAGACACCGGCGTCTACAATTGCACCGCCGTCAGCAAGAAGAGCAGGGACCCGATCAGTACTCAG ATGATCGAGTTCACTATGATGACGCCGCCGAAGGTTCAGCTCTCCATGAGCGTCAGCAAGCGCCCCGTTCCACTCAACACCAACGTCAGCAACGGAGAGACAGTGCGGATCACCTGCGCCACGTGGGGCACACCTGCACCCTCCATCTCCTGGTACAAGAATGGAATCCTGCACGTGGAGACTGGCCGTCACAAATTCACCAATAAAAATTCAACCAAAACCTTCAACTCGGAGGACTTATTCATTGGCATCATCATGTCCACAGACACA GGACTTTACCAGTGTGTGACCAGGAACAGGGCAGGTGTGGCCTCCGATGCTTTCATCCTTAACATTCCCATGGTGGCAAATTTACCCTTGCCTCCCGTCAACGTGAGTGCAGTGGCGATCGATCACGAAAGTGTGAACGTGAGCTGGATGCCCTCACCTGATAATGTATCCGGATACATCATCAACTTTATAACAGGTAAgcctcggaaaaaaaaaatttaa